The genomic interval TTTGATTATATTCATCAATACATGCATATATACTAGGTATAATTATAGCTATTAAGTACTTATATTTATCCCTTAAATTTAAAGTATTAAGAAAACCTAAAATCAATATAGTAAGAATAAAATATTCAGTCACATGTCCTATTTTTCTTATTATATAATTTAAATCCTTTACATTCAAAGGAGCATTGAATTCTACTTTTTCAAAAGATTTATAGACATGTTTTGCAATATTAGAGCTTTTGCTATCTGATACATAGCCTATTTCTGATGAGAATGAAAATATTACATTCATCCAAAGTATAATTAAAAATATGTAAAATAATTTTTTTAACATCCTTTTCCTCCTAATAGCTTCATCTAATACTTTAGTCTTTATATTTTGCTTATTTCTATGTTTTTAAACATAAAAGAGCGACTAAAGTCGCTTTTTGGGTGCTAGGTTCTTGGTACTAGGTACAAAATACATTTGTCCCTATTCCAGTAATTCAATGAGTTATACTTTGTTTGACAATA from Caldisalinibacter kiritimatiensis carries:
- a CDS encoding VanZ family protein — encoded protein: MLKKLFYIFLIILWMNVIFSFSSEIGYVSDSKSSNIAKHVYKSFEKVEFNAPLNVKDLNYIIRKIGHVTEYFILTILILGFLNTLNLRDKYKYLIAIIIPSIYACIDEYNQIFISGRDGSIKDVAIDIIGILGGILVNLCINKLRKELYSRM